DNA sequence from the Streptomyces sp. MST-110588 genome:
CGCCCCGAGGACCCGCACATGGCCCGGGCCTCGGCCTGGATCCGCGAGCAGGGCGGCATCGCCGCCTCCCGCGTCTTCACCCGCATCTGGCTGGCCCTGTTCGGCTGGTGGAAGTGGGAGCACCTGCCCGAACTGCCGCCGGAACTGATCTACTTCCCCAAGTGGTTCCCGCTGAACATCTACGACTTCGGGTGCTGGGCGCGGCAGACCATCGTGCCGCTGACGATCGTCTCGGCCAAGCGGCCCGTACGGCCCGCGCCGTTCGCCCTGGAGGAGCTGCACACCGACCCGCGTCACCCCAACCCCTCCCGCCCGCTCGCCCCGGCCACCACCTGGGACGGCGTCTTCCAGCGGCTGGACAAGGCGCTGCACCTCTACCACAAGGTCGCGCTGCGCAGGCCGCGCCGTGCGGCCATGCGCGCGGCGGCCCGCTGGATCATCGAGCGCCAGGAGAACGACGGCTGCTGGGGCGGCATCCAGCCACCGGCCGTCTACTCGGTCATCGCACTCCACCTGCTCGGGTACGACCTGGACCACCCCGTGCTGCGGGCCGGCCTGGAGTCGCTGGACCGTTTCGCCGTATGGCGCAAGGACGGCCCGGACGGCGCCCCCGTCCGCATGATCGAGGCGTGCCAGTCCCCGGTGTGGGACACCTGCCTGGCCACCATCGCGCTGGCCGACGCCGGACTGCCCGCCGACCACCCGCAGTTGGTCAAGGCGGCCGACTGGATGCTCGCCGAGGAGATCGCCCGCCCCGGCGACTGGGCGGTCCGCAGGCCGCAGCTCGCCGCCGGCGGCTGGGCGTTCGAGTTCGAGAACGACAACTACCCGGACATCGACGACACCGCCGAGGTCATCCTGGCCCTGCGGCGCGTCAAACACCCCGATCCACGGCGGATGGAGGACGCCGTACGGCGCGCCGCGCGCTGGAGCGTGGGCATGCAGTCCAAGAACGGCGCCTGGGCGGCCTTCGACGCCGACAACACCAGCCCGTTCCCCAACCGGCTGCCGTTCTGCGACTTCGGCGAGGTCATCGACCCGCCCTCCGCCGACGTCACCGCCCACATGGTGGAGATGCTCGCCGACCTCGGCCGGGCCCACGACCCCGTCACCCGCCGCGGCATCCGGTGGCTGCTGGCCGAACAGGAGCCGGACGGCTCGTGGTTCGGACGCTGGGGCACCAACTACCTCTACGGCACGGGATCGGTGCTGCCCGCGCTGGCCGCCGCCGGCATCCCCGCCTCGCACCCCGCCGTACGCCGCGCCGTCGACTGGCTGAAAAAGGTCCAGAACCAGGACGGCGGCTGGGGCGAGGACCAGCGCTCCTACAAGGACAGGGCGTGGGCGGGCCGCGGCGCCTCCACCGCCTCGCAGACCGCGTGGGCCCTGATGGCGCTGCTCGCGGCCGGCGAGCGGGACAGCGAGGCCGTACGGCGCGGAGTGCGCTGGCTGGCCACAACCCAGCGCGCGGACGGATCCTGGGACGAGCCGTACTTCACCGGCACCGGTTTCCCCTGGGACTTCTCCATCAACTACCACCTCTACCGACAGGTCTTCCCGCTCACAGCCTTGGGCCGCTACGTCAACGGCGGGCCCGCCGCCGCTCCCGTGGGGGCCTGATGAAGCCCCTGCACGCGGACGACACCGGCCGGACGCCCCCCGAGGGCGCTCCGGTCCCGCTGCTGGTCGCCTGCGCGCTGGGGATCGAGAAGTTCGCGCTGCGCGGCGCCGACCGGGACGCCGTCGGCACTCCCGTCGTCACCCTGCGTACGGGCATGGGACCGCACGCCGCCGAGCGCGCCCTGACCAGGGCGCTGCGCGCCGGTTTCGGCACCGAACGGTCCCCGGTGATCGCCACCGGCTTCTGCGCCGGCCTCGTCCCCGGGATGCGCCCCGGGGACCTGGTCGTCGCCGATGCCACCCGCGACCACCGGCCGGACACCACGGACGTCGTCTGCCGGGACAACGGCCCGCTGCTACGGGCCCTGGCGGCACGCGGCGCGCGGGTGCACACCGGTCTGCTGCGCGGCAGCGACCACGTCGTACGCGGCGCCGAGCGCGCCGCACTGCACGCCCAGGGAGCCGTCGCGGTGGACATGGAATCCGCCGCGACCCTCCGCGCCGCGACCCTGGCCGAAGATCGTCCGGTTGCGGCCGTACGCGTCGTGGTGGACGCTCCCGAACATGAGCTGGTCAGGATCGGAACGCTGCGCGGGGGCATATCGGCTTTCCGTGTGCTGCGCTCCGTCCTCCCCGTCTTTTTCGAATGGCACCGTTCTTTG
Encoded proteins:
- the shc gene encoding squalene--hopene cyclase; its protein translation is MTATTDGSTGALPPRAPSASDATAETTEHLTDAADAAEATKTVTAADAAQADKSEKPKKPEKAEESQKPAKDGNAASAEDTATTGPQDTMAAARHATARATDFLLSIQDTAGWWKGDLETNVTMDAEDLMLRQFLGIQDARTTEAAARYIRGQQGTDGTWATFYGGPGELSTTIEAYVALRLAGDRPEDPHMARASAWIREQGGIAASRVFTRIWLALFGWWKWEHLPELPPELIYFPKWFPLNIYDFGCWARQTIVPLTIVSAKRPVRPAPFALEELHTDPRHPNPSRPLAPATTWDGVFQRLDKALHLYHKVALRRPRRAAMRAAARWIIERQENDGCWGGIQPPAVYSVIALHLLGYDLDHPVLRAGLESLDRFAVWRKDGPDGAPVRMIEACQSPVWDTCLATIALADAGLPADHPQLVKAADWMLAEEIARPGDWAVRRPQLAAGGWAFEFENDNYPDIDDTAEVILALRRVKHPDPRRMEDAVRRAARWSVGMQSKNGAWAAFDADNTSPFPNRLPFCDFGEVIDPPSADVTAHMVEMLADLGRAHDPVTRRGIRWLLAEQEPDGSWFGRWGTNYLYGTGSVLPALAAAGIPASHPAVRRAVDWLKKVQNQDGGWGEDQRSYKDRAWAGRGASTASQTAWALMALLAAGERDSEAVRRGVRWLATTQRADGSWDEPYFTGTGFPWDFSINYHLYRQVFPLTALGRYVNGGPAAAPVGA
- a CDS encoding 1-hydroxy-2-methyl-2-butenyl 4-diphosphate reductase, producing MKPLHADDTGRTPPEGAPVPLLVACALGIEKFALRGADRDAVGTPVVTLRTGMGPHAAERALTRALRAGFGTERSPVIATGFCAGLVPGMRPGDLVVADATRDHRPDTTDVVCRDNGPLLRALAARGARVHTGLLRGSDHVVRGAERAALHAQGAVAVDMESAATLRAATLAEDRPVAAVRVVVDAPEHELVRIGTLRGGISAFRVLRSVLPVFFEWHRSLSLPRR